The following coding sequences are from one Nicotiana tabacum cultivar K326 chromosome 1, ASM71507v2, whole genome shotgun sequence window:
- the LOC107794415 gene encoding uncharacterized protein LOC107794415, translated as MAKKSKEKQKQSQNETSNASDIFNTLFGATPTDSNIDSLFSDNNPFRRKPNNDNPTASQEPKLGVVEASIENQTDGFFENNDSDSAKLKKRKKKDKNVILDSGSVSEEANEESNGVVSDVILGSEAKEDMIGKLGKKEKKKRKRDEIEAEYAAKRYGVVDMEAEAEKGIGEMVVGEKRKKMDNPENMMVSTEGFDDESKLLRTVFIGNLPLKIKKKALMKEFGSFGEVESVRIRSIPLADNATPRKAAIIKKKLNDNADSVHAYVVFKSEESAQASLAHNMAVVEGRHIRVDRACPPHKKMKGENSALYDNKRTVFVGNLPFDVKDEEVYQLFSGMKELESSVEAVRVIRDPNTLLGKGIAYVLFKTRDAANIVARKRNLKLRDRELRVSHSKANSTPSKRKSLSTEDRFSSPAKRFAVHSATPGSNGKMKAKAAISYQGMRASKSGVQKKTQIRMNDRGKSKPKTLSQKPNDRIAKRPSVAARKAKALKAASSGLKQTGTKRKLDNRTPDTAGRKKKFRKS; from the exons ATGGCAAAGAAATCCAAAGAGAAGCAGAAACAATCACAAAATGAAACCTCAAATGCTTCAGATATTTTCAACACCCTTTTTGGAGCAACCCCAACAGATTCAAACATTGATTCACTGTTTTCTGATAACAATCCCTTCAGAAGAAAACCTAATAATGACAATCCCACAGCTTCCCAAGAACCAAAATTAGGTGTTGTAGAAGCTTCTATTGAGAATCAAACTGATGGGTTTTTTGAAAATAATGATTCTGATTCTGCAAAactcaagaagaggaagaaaaaggatAAAAATGTAATCTTGGATTCAGGGTCTGTATCTGAAGAAGCTAATGAGGAATCAAATGGTGtagtttctgatgtaattttgggttcagaagctaaagaggATATGAtaggaaaattggggaaaaaggagaagaaaaagaggaaaagagatgagATTGAGGCAGAGTACGCGGCGAAGCGATATGGGGTGGTTGATATGGAGGCGGAGGCGGAGAAAGGGATTGGAGAAATGGTGGTAGGagaaaagaggaagaagatggaTAATCCAGAGAATATGATGGTCTCAACTGAGGGATttgatgatgagagtaaactTTTAAGGACTGTTTTCATTGGGAATTTGCCTTTGAAGATCAAGAAGAAGGCTTTAATGAAGGAGTTTGGGAGTTTTGGAGAGGTAGAATCTGTAAGGATTCGGTCTATTCCGTTAGCTGAT AATGCAACTCCAAGGAAGGCTGCTATCATTAAGAAAAAACTCAATGATAATGCTGACAG TGTTCATGCTTATGTTGTTTTTAAATCAGAGGAATCTGCCCAGGCTTCTTTGGCTCATAATATGGCAGTG GTTGAAGGAAGACATATCCGAGTTGACAGAGCATGTCCGCCACACAAAAAGATGAAGGGAGAGAATAGTGCACTCTATGATAACAAAAGGACTGTTTTTGTGGGTAACCTTCCATTTGATGTGAAG GATGAAGAAGTTTATCAGTTGTTCTCTGGTATGAAAGAGTTGGAGTCGAGCGTTGAGGCTGTTCGTGTGATCAGAGATCCCAATACCCTCCTAGGAAAAGGAATTGCTTATGTTTTGTTCAAAACAAGG GATGCTGCCAACATTGTCGCAAGAAAGCGTAACTTGAAGCTACGTGATCGTGAGCTGAGAGTGTCTCATTCTAAAGCAAATTCTACTCCATCTAAGAGGAAAAGCTTGTCAACCGAAGACAGATTCAGTTCTCCGGCAAAGAGGTTTGCAGTACATTCAGCAACACCAGGCAGTAACGGTAAGATGAAAGCAAAGGCTGCCATCTCCTACCAGGGTATGCGAGCAAGCAAATCGGGTGTGCAGAAGAAAACTCAAATTAGGATGAACGACCGaggaaaatcaaaaccaaaaacaCTATCGCAGAAGCCAAATGATCGCATAGCAAAGAGACCGTCTGTTGCTGCCCGAAAAGCAAAAGCACTCAAGGCTGCCTCCTCCGGCTTGAAACAAACTGGGACAAAAAGGAAGCTGGACAACCGAACACCTGACACTGCAGGCAGAAAGAagaaatttagaaaatcttag